From one Solanum stenotomum isolate F172 chromosome 12, ASM1918654v1, whole genome shotgun sequence genomic stretch:
- the LOC125849158 gene encoding BTB/POZ domain-containing protein SR1IP1-like yields MSTKKEELLSSAMKRTSDWIFSQEIPSDVTVNAGGTSFTLHKFPLVSKSGYIRKLVSESNDADVSTIDIPDIPGGGEAFELAAKFCYGINFEISTENIALLRCAAEYLEMTEDYAVANLVERTEAYFNEVAIKSLAGAVTILRSSENLLPIAEKVKLVSRCIDTIAYTACKDNQFSTSGRAESGINGSTFSNPKPIVDWWSEDITVLRIDFFQRVLIAMMARGFKRYALGPILMLYAQKSLRGLEIFGKGRKKIEPKQEHEKRVVLETIVSLLPKEKNGLSVSFLSMLLRAAIYLETTIACRLDLEKRMALQLGQAVLDDLLIPSCSFTGDTLYDVETMQRIMINFLDSEEGNRLGDEEYHVSPSLSDMERVGKLMENYLAEIASDRNLSVTNFINLAEVIPEQARITEDGMYRAIDIYLKAHPVLSDMERKKVCGVMDCQKLSREACAHAAQNDRLPVQTVVQVLYFEQQRLHDGSQLVATEPPALVPSKRDHQLSTNPVSDEVSSLKRENQELKFELLKMKTRLIEIEKPNLNTSATSSPLVITHPSAGKPPLPRKSNFMSSVSKKLGRFIRADGLMQGKARNKPSKDRRHSIS; encoded by the exons ATGTCCACTAAAAAGGAGGAGCTTCTTTCCTCTGCTATGAAGAGGACCTCTGACTG GATTTTCTCCCAAGAGATTCCAAGTGATGTAACTGTAAATGCAGGAGGAACATCCTTTACACTGCACAAG TTCCCATTGGTTTCAAAGAGTGGATACATAAGAAAGTTGGTCTCAGAATCTAATGACGCTGATGTTTCTACGATCGATATCCCTGATATACCTGGTGGAGGAGAGGCATTTGAACTTGCAGCAAAGTTTTGTTATggaataaattttgaaataagcaCAGAAAACATTGCCTTGCTGAGATGCGCGGCGGAATATCTTGAGATGACAGAAGACTATGCAGTTGCAAATTTGGTGGAAAGAACTGAGGCCTACTTTAATGAAGTAGCAATTAAGAGTCTTGCTGGTGCAGTTACAATTTTGCGTTCATCAGAAAATCTTCTTCCCATTGCAGAGAAAGTAAAATTGGTGAGCCGATGCATAGACACAATTGCATATACAGCCTGCAAGGATAACCAATTCTCCACATCAGGTAGAGCAGAATCTGGTATCAACGGATCCACGTTTTCAAACCCGAAGCCTATAGTTGACTGGTGGTCTGAAGATATAACCGTACTTAGAATTGATTTTTTCCAAAGGGTTCTGATTGCAATGATGGCAAGGGGATTCAAGCGGTATGCACTTGGACCAATATTAATGCTCTACGCGCAGAAGTCTCTCCGAGGTTTG GAAATATTTGGAAAGGGAAGGAAAAAGATTGAACCAAAGCAAGAACATGAAAAAAGGGTTGTTTTAGAAACCATCGTTAGTCTTCTGCCAAAGGAGAAAAATGGATTGTCGGTTAGCTTTCTGTCAATGCTGCTCCGAGCTGCAATATATCTGGAGACCACAATTGCTTGCAGGCTTGACCTGGAGAAGAGGATGGCATTGCAGCTTGGACAGGCTGTATTGGATGATCTGTTAATTCCTTCATGTTCCTTCACAGGGGACACCTTGTATGATGTTGAAACCATGCAGCGTATTATGATTAATTTCCTCGACAGTGAGGAGGGAAATCGATTAGGAGATGAAGAGTATCATGTGTCTCCTTCATTAAGTGACATGGAGCGGGTTGGAAAACTTATGGAAAATTACCTTGCTGAAATAGCCTCTGACCGTAATCTGTCTGTCACAAACTTCATTAATCTTGCTGAAGTCATCCCAGAGCAAGCAAGGATCACTGAAGATGGGATGTACAGGGCCATTGACATTTATTTGAAG GCACATCCAGTTCTAAGTGACATGGAAAGAAAAAAGGTTTGCGGTGTTATGGACTGTCAAAAACTATCTCGAGAAGCCTGTGCTCATGCTGCTCAAAATGATAGGCTCCCTGTTCAAACAGTTGTGCAAGTACTTTACTTCGAGCAGCAACGTCTTCACGATGGGAGCCAGCTTGTAGCAACTGAACCTCCTGCTCTTGTTCCTTCTAAAAGGGATCATCAGTTATCTACTAACCCTGTTTCAGACGAGGTCTCGAGTCTAAAACGAGAAAATCAGGAGCTGAAATTTGAGCTGCTGAAAATGAAGACGAGGTTGATAGAAATTGAAAAACCAAATCTAAACACATCAGCCACAAGCAGCCCTTTGGTCATTACTCATCCATCTGCTGGTAAACCTCCTTTGCCAAGAAAATCTAACTTCATGAGCTCAGTATCGAAAAAGCTTGGAAGATTTATTCGAGCGGATGGACTCATGCAAGGCAAAGCCCGAAATAAACCAAGTAAAGATAGACGTCATTCCATATCGTGA